Proteins encoded together in one Prevotella scopos JCM 17725 window:
- a CDS encoding MATE family efflux transporter encodes MSYNFSNYETHYKNLTFLGVPIIIGQLGNLILNFADTLMIGHHSTEELAAAAFVNNMFTLVIIFAIGFTYAITALVGILYGQEKTQRIGELMKSATAANTCMALFLSVIMVVLYLNIHRLGQPEELLPLIRPYFLIQLISLPFVCWFNTFRQFTDGITDTKVAMWILIGGNVMNIFGNWILIYGHLGMPEMGLIGAGLSTMISRIVMTIVMVGIFFVSKKYNEYRKGWGAGKIQYADFKKITVLGFPLALQMGMETAAFSLSSLMVGWFGTESLAAHQVMLTISQLGYMIYYGLAAAVAVRISNFMGQRDYLAVRRTATAGIHLVFLLALLTSVPIFIFRHVIGGLFTDNANVISMVSMTIIPFMIYQFGDGMQCNYANAMRGTANVRPLIWIAFISFFIVSLPLGYLFGVVMNYQLLGVWFAFPFGLTLSGILYYIYYQKGLNKIENSNIQNKIEE; translated from the coding sequence ATGTCATATAATTTTTCAAATTACGAAACACATTATAAAAATCTTACATTTTTAGGTGTTCCAATCATCATTGGACAATTAGGAAACCTTATCCTTAACTTTGCCGATACACTCATGATTGGTCATCATAGTACAGAAGAATTAGCAGCGGCTGCATTTGTTAATAACATGTTCACGCTGGTAATTATTTTTGCTATTGGTTTTACGTATGCTATTACTGCTCTCGTAGGGATTTTATATGGACAAGAGAAGACACAGCGTATTGGTGAGTTGATGAAGAGTGCCACAGCGGCAAATACCTGTATGGCACTATTCTTATCGGTCATCATGGTTGTTCTTTATCTTAATATTCACCGATTAGGACAACCAGAGGAATTATTACCTCTCATTCGTCCCTATTTTCTTATCCAACTTATCTCCCTACCTTTTGTCTGTTGGTTCAATACTTTCCGCCAGTTTACTGATGGTATCACAGACACCAAGGTTGCTATGTGGATTCTTATTGGTGGCAATGTAATGAATATTTTTGGCAACTGGATTCTAATTTATGGTCATTTAGGAATGCCTGAGATGGGACTGATAGGTGCAGGACTATCCACAATGATTTCACGTATCGTTATGACTATCGTCATGGTTGGAATCTTCTTCGTTAGTAAGAAATATAACGAATATAGGAAGGGATGGGGTGCAGGAAAAATTCAATATGCCGATTTTAAGAAGATTACAGTGCTTGGATTTCCTTTAGCATTGCAGATGGGTATGGAGACGGCAGCCTTTAGTCTTTCAAGTTTGATGGTAGGCTGGTTTGGTACAGAGTCATTAGCTGCCCATCAAGTTATGTTGACAATCTCACAGTTGGGATATATGATTTATTATGGATTGGCTGCAGCTGTAGCAGTGCGCATTAGTAACTTTATGGGACAGCGTGATTACCTTGCCGTAAGACGAACAGCAACAGCAGGTATCCATCTGGTTTTCCTACTTGCATTACTAACCTCCGTACCAATCTTTATCTTCCGCCATGTTATTGGTGGACTCTTCACTGATAATGCGAACGTTATTTCAATGGTTTCTATGACGATTATTCCATTTATGATATATCAGTTTGGCGATGGTATGCAGTGCAATTATGCTAATGCAATGAGAGGTACAGCCAATGTACGCCCACTGATTTGGATTGCTTTCATATCTTTTTTTATCGTATCATTACCCCTAGGCTATCTCTTCGGTGTAGTAATGAATTACCAACTGTTAGGTGTATGGTTTGCCTTCCCATTTGGTCTAACACTGTCTGGTATTCTCTATTACATCTATTATCAGAAGGGACTAAATAAGATAGAAAACTCCAATATCCAAAATAAAATAGAAGAGTAA
- a CDS encoding S8 family peptidase has product MKQTHLRSYITLFLSLACSVLWAYKGSDGRIGYPGGKCYMFRVTLKDKNGTSYSLDKPERFLSNASILRRVRQGLRLDSTDLPVSPNYIQQIVKKGGKVVAVSKWNNSVLVRGNNRQTLEDLKLLSFVKDSKLVFVSPDSIRPLSQRVHYNSELQCLDSTSHDYYGVGKAQIENLNGRKLHNLGFMGQGMTIAVLDAGFMNVDKISAFKNLNIRGTRNFVVGYDNNVFKEMDHGTKTLSTIAMNQPTVFVGTAPKANFWLLRTEDYLTESPAEEDFWIAAVEFSDSVGVDIITSSLGYHGFDDKSMNYRYADLNGKTAAISRVASCLVRKGMILVNSAGNDGMGTWKKINVPADAFDILTVGAVSPDKINAPFSSIGPTADGRIKPDVMAYGCPTNVVSGRGYIIPDNGTSFACPLIAGMVACLWQAIPNKSASEIIDLVRQAGNNHDYPDNIMGYGIPDFFLAYQFATRYKQ; this is encoded by the coding sequence ATGAAACAGACTCATCTTAGAAGCTATATTACCCTTTTCCTTTCTCTGGCATGTTCTGTTCTATGGGCTTACAAGGGCAGTGATGGGCGGATAGGTTATCCTGGGGGAAAATGTTATATGTTCCGTGTTACTCTGAAGGATAAGAATGGAACATCTTACTCCTTGGATAAGCCTGAAAGATTCCTTTCGAACGCTTCTATCCTTCGACGTGTACGTCAGGGATTAAGACTTGACTCGACAGATCTCCCTGTATCCCCGAATTATATTCAACAGATAGTGAAGAAGGGTGGTAAGGTAGTTGCAGTAAGCAAATGGAACAACTCTGTTCTTGTGCGTGGTAATAACCGCCAAACATTGGAAGATTTGAAGTTGCTCTCATTTGTAAAAGATAGTAAGTTGGTATTTGTCTCTCCTGACTCTATCCGGCCACTTTCTCAGCGTGTACATTATAATTCAGAACTTCAATGTTTGGATTCGACGAGTCATGATTATTATGGTGTAGGTAAGGCACAAATAGAGAATTTGAATGGTAGGAAATTGCATAATCTGGGCTTTATGGGACAAGGTATGACAATTGCTGTACTTGACGCAGGTTTCATGAACGTTGATAAAATCTCTGCTTTTAAGAATCTTAATATAAGAGGAACACGTAATTTTGTTGTGGGCTATGATAATAATGTTTTTAAAGAAATGGATCATGGTACTAAAACTTTGTCAACAATCGCAATGAATCAACCTACAGTTTTTGTCGGTACAGCTCCTAAGGCCAACTTTTGGTTGCTGCGGACAGAAGATTATTTGACAGAGAGTCCTGCAGAAGAAGACTTCTGGATTGCTGCCGTTGAGTTTTCTGATTCAGTAGGTGTTGACATCATCACCTCATCATTGGGTTATCATGGTTTTGATGACAAATCTATGAACTATCGTTATGCAGATCTAAATGGTAAAACGGCAGCTATCTCTAGAGTAGCTTCCTGTTTGGTAAGGAAGGGTATGATTCTTGTGAATAGTGCGGGGAATGATGGTATGGGTACCTGGAAAAAAATCAACGTTCCCGCTGACGCTTTTGATATCCTGACCGTAGGAGCAGTTTCTCCGGACAAGATAAATGCACCATTTTCTTCAATCGGACCAACAGCCGATGGGCGTATAAAACCTGACGTAATGGCGTATGGATGTCCAACGAACGTCGTGTCGGGTAGGGGATATATAATACCTGATAATGGGACTTCATTTGCTTGTCCACTTATTGCTGGAATGGTAGCTTGTCTATGGCAGGCAATCCCGAATAAGTCTGCCTCGGAGATAATAGACCTTGTGCGTCAGGCAGGAAACAACCATGATTATCCTGACAATATCATGGGATATGGTATTCCTGATTTCTTTTTAGCTTACCAATTTGCTACACGCTATAAGCAGTAG
- the xseA gene encoding exodeoxyribonuclease VII large subunit encodes MIKALSLFELNNLVADVIDSTMSRSYWVQAELSEARENRGHCYMELIEKNEGSNVPIARASAKCWSNVWMLIKSAFLRITGQEVRAGMKVMLQVHAQFHPQYGFSWIVDDINPEYTMGDMMRKRQEIIRQLKTEGVFDLQKELHLPMFAQRIAVISSETAAGYGDFCNQLESNDYGLFFHVELFPTIMQGDYVEKSIIEALNKINSCEDNFDCVVIIRGGGATADLSGFDTLKLAENVANFPLPIITGIGHERDESVLDMVSFQRVKTPTAAAAYLIDHLSSTLMRVENAQAMIVDNVRRTLEIEKMRIQQIATQIPVMFSVVRTKQEAMLDGLSQCLITKMQEAMKQVDFHLCTIQNRILPTLQNRLANEHHRIEILGQRLRLLDPSLLLKRGFSITLCNGKIIRNAKDLKMGDTLTTRFEKGEVESKVNRLS; translated from the coding sequence ATGATAAAGGCACTTTCACTTTTCGAATTAAACAATCTTGTTGCGGATGTTATAGATAGTACGATGTCACGTTCTTACTGGGTCCAAGCGGAATTATCCGAAGCCCGGGAGAATCGAGGACATTGCTATATGGAACTGATTGAAAAAAATGAAGGTAGTAATGTACCCATAGCACGTGCTTCCGCTAAGTGCTGGAGTAATGTTTGGATGCTTATCAAGTCTGCTTTTTTGCGTATAACAGGTCAAGAAGTGAGAGCAGGAATGAAGGTAATGTTGCAAGTACATGCACAGTTCCATCCTCAATATGGTTTCTCGTGGATAGTTGACGATATCAATCCTGAATATACAATGGGTGATATGATGCGAAAACGTCAGGAGATTATTCGCCAATTAAAGACAGAAGGTGTTTTTGATTTACAGAAAGAGCTACATCTACCTATGTTTGCTCAACGTATAGCGGTAATATCTTCAGAAACAGCTGCAGGTTATGGAGATTTTTGCAATCAGTTAGAATCAAATGATTACGGACTCTTTTTTCATGTAGAATTATTTCCAACAATCATGCAAGGGGACTATGTTGAAAAGAGTATAATAGAAGCTTTGAATAAAATCAATAGCTGTGAAGATAATTTTGATTGTGTTGTTATCATTCGTGGTGGTGGTGCAACAGCTGACCTCAGCGGCTTTGATACTTTAAAGCTCGCTGAGAATGTTGCAAACTTCCCATTACCCATCATAACGGGTATTGGACATGAACGTGATGAGAGCGTTTTGGATATGGTTTCGTTTCAACGTGTGAAAACACCTACTGCAGCAGCAGCTTATCTCATTGACCACCTTTCATCGACGCTTATGCGAGTTGAGAACGCACAAGCTATGATTGTTGACAACGTTCGTCGTACATTGGAAATAGAGAAGATGCGTATCCAACAGATTGCTACACAGATTCCTGTTATGTTCTCTGTCGTTCGTACAAAACAAGAAGCTATGCTTGATGGCTTGTCACAATGTCTTATTACAAAGATGCAGGAAGCTATGAAGCAAGTCGATTTTCATCTGTGTACTATACAAAATCGCATCTTACCGACACTTCAGAATAGGTTGGCAAACGAGCATCATCGTATAGAGATTCTCGGACAGCGTTTGCGATTGCTTGACCCATCACTACTCTTAAAACGTGGATTTAGCATTACCTTATGTAATGGTAAGATTATTCGGAATGCAAAGGATTTGAAGATGGGCGACACATTAACAACACGATTTGAGAAAGGAGAGGTGGAAAGTAAGGTCAATCGTTTATCATAA
- the xseB gene encoding exodeoxyribonuclease VII small subunit — protein sequence MKEIKYEEAVRQLEAIVEKMESGKLDIDTLADQLKEAKELVKLCKQKLKRTDNEIQKLLEKQ from the coding sequence ATGAAAGAAATAAAATACGAAGAAGCAGTTCGTCAACTAGAAGCAATAGTTGAGAAAATGGAAAGTGGAAAACTTGACATCGACACTTTAGCTGACCAATTGAAAGAGGCAAAAGAGTTGGTGAAACTCTGTAAACAAAAGCTAAAGCGTACTGATAATGAGATTCAAAAACTTTTGGAAAAACAATAA
- a CDS encoding branched-chain amino acid aminotransferase, producing the protein MKNIEWSSLTFGYMPTDYNVRCYYRNGKWGEVEVCSDEYLKLHMAATCLHYGQEAFEGLKAYRCPDGKVRVFRVEANAERLQNTSRGIVMPEVPTELFTEMVKKVVRLNQEFIPPYESGASLYIRPLLIGTSAQVGVRPAEEYCFLIFVTPVGPYFKGGFCANPYVIVRDVDRAAPLGTGMFKVGGNYAASLRANRRAHEQGYASEFYLDAKEKKYVDECGAANFFGIKNDTYVTPKSSSILPSITNKSLMQIAEDLGMKVERRPISEDELDSFEEAGACGTAAVISPISHLDDMDTGKVYNFGEKPGPWSTKLYNTLRGIQYGTVEDKHGWTTVVIE; encoded by the coding sequence ATGAAGAATATAGAATGGTCAAGTTTAACATTTGGCTATATGCCAACTGATTATAATGTACGTTGTTACTATCGTAATGGCAAGTGGGGTGAGGTTGAAGTATGTTCAGATGAATATCTCAAACTCCACATGGCAGCAACATGTCTCCACTATGGTCAAGAGGCTTTTGAGGGCTTAAAGGCGTATCGTTGTCCAGATGGTAAGGTACGTGTTTTCCGTGTAGAAGCAAATGCTGAACGTCTGCAGAACACAAGCCGTGGAATCGTAATGCCAGAGGTGCCAACAGAACTATTTACTGAAATGGTTAAGAAAGTCGTTCGCCTCAATCAGGAATTTATCCCACCATACGAGAGCGGTGCTTCACTCTATATTCGTCCGCTGTTAATTGGTACATCTGCACAAGTGGGTGTTCGCCCAGCAGAAGAATATTGCTTCTTAATCTTCGTTACTCCTGTAGGGCCTTATTTTAAGGGTGGCTTCTGTGCAAATCCTTATGTTATTGTTCGTGACGTTGACCGTGCGGCTCCATTAGGAACAGGTATGTTTAAAGTCGGTGGTAACTATGCAGCATCATTGCGAGCTAATCGTCGTGCGCATGAGCAGGGTTATGCATCAGAGTTCTATCTTGATGCAAAGGAAAAGAAATATGTTGACGAATGTGGTGCAGCCAACTTCTTTGGTATTAAGAATGATACGTATGTAACTCCAAAATCGAGTTCAATTCTGCCATCTATTACCAATAAAAGTCTGATGCAAATTGCAGAAGATTTGGGTATGAAAGTAGAGCGTCGCCCTATTTCTGAAGATGAGTTAGATAGCTTTGAGGAGGCAGGTGCTTGTGGCACGGCTGCTGTCATCTCACCTATTTCACATCTTGATGATATGGATACAGGTAAGGTTTATAACTTTGGAGAGAAACCAGGTCCTTGGTCAACAAAACTTTATAATACTCTTCGTGGCATTCAGTATGGTACAGTTGAAGATAAACATGGCTGGACAACTGTCGTGATTGAATAG
- the glyA gene encoding serine hydroxymethyltransferase, which produces MRRDQEIFDLIEKEHKRQLKGMELIASENFVSDEVMHAMGSYLTNKYAEGYPGKRYYGGCQVVDQVETFAIERVKQLFGAEYANVQPHSGAQANQAVFLAVLKPGDTFMGLDLDQGGHLSHGSEVNTSGILYNHIGYTLNPETGRVDYDEMERLAREHKPKLIIGGGSAYSREWDYKRMRKIADEVGALLLIDMAHPAGLIAAGLLDNPVKYAHIVTTTTHKTLRGPRGGVILLGKDFENPWGLRTKKGDLKPMSMLINSAVFPGNQGGPLEHVIAAKAVGFGENLLPSWKEYALQVKKNASVLAQALVDKGFSIVSGGTDNHSMLLDLRQKYPDLTGKLAENALVAADITANKNKVPYDERSAFQTSGLRLGTAAMTTRGCKEDMMLLCADLIDEVLSDPENEQVIKRVREKVNETMKDYPLFAY; this is translated from the coding sequence ATGAGAAGAGACCAAGAAATTTTTGACCTTATTGAAAAGGAACACAAACGTCAGCTCAAAGGAATGGAGCTGATTGCATCTGAGAATTTCGTCAGTGACGAAGTTATGCACGCAATGGGATCTTACCTAACTAACAAGTATGCAGAAGGTTATCCTGGCAAACGTTATTATGGCGGATGTCAGGTTGTTGACCAAGTAGAAACATTCGCTATTGAGCGTGTCAAACAGCTTTTCGGTGCTGAGTATGCCAATGTGCAGCCACACTCTGGTGCACAAGCTAACCAAGCTGTATTTCTTGCCGTACTGAAACCAGGCGACACCTTTATGGGACTTGATCTTGATCAGGGTGGCCATCTCTCTCATGGTAGCGAGGTGAATACTTCTGGTATTCTTTATAACCACATTGGATACACCCTAAATCCAGAGACAGGACGAGTTGATTATGACGAGATGGAGCGACTAGCTCGTGAGCACAAGCCAAAGCTCATCATCGGTGGTGGCTCTGCTTACAGCCGCGAATGGGACTACAAACGTATGCGTAAGATCGCTGATGAAGTAGGTGCATTGCTGTTGATTGATATGGCTCACCCTGCTGGTCTTATCGCTGCAGGTCTTCTTGATAACCCTGTGAAATATGCTCACATTGTCACCACAACAACGCACAAGACACTCCGTGGTCCTCGTGGTGGTGTAATCCTTTTGGGCAAAGATTTCGAAAATCCATGGGGTTTAAGAACCAAGAAGGGCGATTTGAAGCCAATGTCAATGCTCATAAATTCTGCTGTTTTCCCTGGTAACCAGGGTGGACCATTGGAACATGTAATAGCAGCAAAGGCTGTAGGTTTCGGAGAGAACCTTTTACCAAGTTGGAAGGAATATGCCTTACAAGTAAAGAAGAATGCTTCTGTCCTTGCACAAGCTCTTGTTGATAAAGGCTTCAGCATTGTCAGTGGTGGTACAGATAACCACTCTATGTTGCTTGACCTTCGCCAAAAATATCCTGATTTGACTGGTAAACTTGCAGAGAATGCACTTGTAGCAGCTGATATTACAGCTAACAAGAATAAGGTTCCTTATGACGAGCGTTCTGCTTTCCAGACAAGTGGTTTGCGTCTTGGCACTGCAGCTATGACAACTCGTGGTTGTAAAGAAGACATGATGCTACTCTGTGCTGATCTTATCGATGAGGTCTTATCAGATCCAGAGAATGAGCAGGTTATCAAGCGTGTCCGTGAGAAAGTTAACGAGACGATGAAGGATTATCCTCTCTTCGCTTACTAA
- a CDS encoding cupin domain-containing protein, which produces MSKVEKGVVFTSNNVIDYAEGGVVSKELVHNNAGSVTLFSFDAGQGLSEHTAPFDAFIQVIDGKMELTVEKVKHVIKAGESFIIPSGAPHSVNAPERFKMIITMIRG; this is translated from the coding sequence ATGAGTAAAGTAGAAAAAGGAGTTGTTTTCACTTCAAACAATGTGATTGATTATGCAGAAGGTGGTGTAGTAAGTAAGGAACTAGTACACAATAATGCAGGAAGTGTTACCTTATTCAGCTTTGATGCAGGTCAGGGACTATCAGAACACACAGCACCATTCGATGCTTTTATCCAGGTTATTGATGGAAAGATGGAACTGACTGTAGAAAAAGTAAAACATGTCATTAAAGCAGGTGAGAGTTTTATCATTCCAAGTGGAGCACCTCACTCAGTCAATGCACCTGAACGATTCAAGATGATTATAACAATGATTAGAGGGTAA
- the queG gene encoding tRNA epoxyqueuosine(34) reductase QueG codes for MTSSDTLNPSIHEEDLETAQSVTIKFLARDVGFSACGIAKAAPVDEEIAQKYRRWLENGEEASMAYMSNYLEKRLDPRLLIPGVRSIVSLAFNYTPAQQMPKGEYQIAAYALGQDYHDLMKRKMRELAMKISERWQIPQNENKGEEPLIRCFCDTAPVLERYWAQKAGLGWVGRNHQLIIPHAGSMFFLGEIFLPFEVDVYDEPMSNRCGKCHRCIDACPTRAIIPDEDFHAERCLSYQLIENRGELSDEAKSSMGDTIYGCDRCQTACPWNRFSTPNTEPSLQPKPELLSMSKEMWHNLTVEDYQRLFKGSAVKRVKFDGLKRNIKAKKR; via the coding sequence ATGACATCATCAGACACCCTAAACCCATCAATTCACGAAGAGGACTTAGAAACTGCTCAATCAGTTACCATCAAGTTTTTAGCACGAGACGTGGGATTCTCTGCTTGTGGCATAGCAAAGGCAGCACCTGTTGATGAAGAAATAGCGCAAAAATACCGAAGATGGTTGGAAAATGGAGAAGAGGCTTCCATGGCGTATATGTCAAATTACCTTGAGAAACGCCTTGACCCACGTCTCCTTATTCCTGGTGTACGAAGTATTGTTTCACTTGCTTTCAATTACACACCTGCACAGCAGATGCCTAAAGGGGAGTATCAAATTGCGGCCTATGCCCTTGGACAAGATTACCACGATTTGATGAAACGTAAGATGAGAGAGTTGGCAATGAAGATATCAGAACGTTGGCAGATTCCTCAAAACGAAAATAAAGGAGAAGAACCTTTAATACGTTGCTTTTGCGATACTGCTCCTGTTCTGGAACGTTACTGGGCACAAAAGGCTGGTTTAGGTTGGGTAGGTCGAAATCATCAACTAATTATCCCTCATGCTGGCTCAATGTTTTTCTTAGGTGAGATATTCTTACCCTTTGAAGTTGATGTTTATGATGAACCGATGTCAAACCGATGTGGGAAGTGTCATAGATGCATCGATGCATGCCCTACCCGAGCCATCATCCCCGATGAAGACTTCCATGCAGAACGCTGTCTGTCATATCAGCTCATTGAAAATCGAGGAGAATTATCTGATGAGGCAAAGTCGTCTATGGGAGATACCATTTACGGGTGTGATCGTTGTCAAACTGCTTGCCCATGGAACCGATTTTCCACCCCCAACACAGAACCATCGTTGCAGCCTAAGCCAGAACTTCTCAGTATGAGTAAAGAGATGTGGCATAACTTAACAGTAGAAGATTATCAACGTCTTTTTAAGGGTTCAGCTGTTAAACGAGTCAAATTTGATGGTTTGAAACGAAATATTAAAGCCAAGAAAAGATAA
- a CDS encoding polysaccharide deacetylase family protein has translation MLIEQPARWLRIFYPHALWRMDKNDHSVYLTFDDGPIPEATPFILDVLDQFNAKAMFFMVADNVRKHPEIYEEVIRRGHKVGNHTYHHLGSFRHWTLTYAVDVTKADVLLKSPYFRPPHGWLRHTVYWWVKQNYRVVMWDLVTRDYSKWLTAADVVNNIKKYSRNGSIITFHDSLKSIDKLRTALPESLQWLKDQGYEFKVFPDDPAETF, from the coding sequence ATGTTAATAGAACAACCTGCACGCTGGTTACGTATCTTTTATCCACACGCTCTTTGGCGTATGGACAAGAATGATCATTCAGTCTATCTCACATTTGATGATGGACCAATACCTGAGGCTACACCTTTTATACTTGATGTACTTGACCAGTTCAATGCAAAGGCCATGTTTTTTATGGTTGCTGATAATGTGCGAAAACATCCAGAAATATATGAAGAGGTGATTCGTCGTGGACATAAGGTAGGCAATCACACCTATCATCACTTGGGTTCTTTTAGGCATTGGACATTGACTTATGCCGTAGATGTAACCAAGGCCGACGTTCTTCTCAAATCTCCCTACTTTCGTCCTCCGCATGGATGGTTGCGACATACAGTATATTGGTGGGTAAAACAGAATTATCGTGTTGTGATGTGGGACCTTGTGACACGTGATTATTCCAAATGGCTGACAGCTGCAGACGTTGTAAACAATATAAAGAAATACTCACGTAATGGTTCTATCATTACCTTCCATGATTCCCTTAAGAGTATTGACAAGCTTCGCACTGCACTTCCAGAGTCTTTGCAATGGCTTAAAGATCAAGGTTATGAATTTAAGGTTTTCCCTGATGATCCAGCTGAAACCTTTTAA